A single region of the Novosphingobium sp. SL115 genome encodes:
- a CDS encoding flagellar basal body rod protein FlgF → MDRLIYTAFSGMTGSTVRQRVIASNMANAQTIGFRAELLTATPMTLKGPALEARAMTEGEVRGASMAQGALIATGNPLDVALSGDTMLSVQAEDGSEVYTRRGDLSVSAGGVLQNGDGRPVIGEGGPITVPLGSKVTISPDGGVSVANPETPDQPPQLVGRIKIASTTGSKIDKGLDGLFRVAGANGQAGGVLPQDEEARLNVGSLEQSNVDPTRILVEMVEAQRLFDIRTKVVSQAREIDESSAALMRIS, encoded by the coding sequence ATGGACCGCCTGATCTACACCGCCTTTTCCGGCATGACCGGATCGACCGTGCGCCAGCGCGTCATCGCCAGCAACATGGCCAATGCGCAGACCATCGGCTTTCGCGCCGAACTGCTCACCGCCACGCCGATGACGCTCAAAGGCCCCGCGCTCGAAGCGCGGGCCATGACCGAAGGCGAAGTGCGTGGCGCGTCCATGGCCCAGGGTGCGCTGATCGCCACCGGCAATCCGCTCGATGTCGCGCTCAGCGGTGACACCATGCTGTCGGTTCAGGCCGAAGATGGCAGCGAAGTCTATACCCGGCGCGGCGATCTTTCGGTGAGCGCAGGCGGCGTGCTGCAGAATGGCGATGGCCGCCCGGTCATTGGCGAAGGCGGCCCGATTACGGTGCCACTGGGATCAAAGGTCACGATTTCTCCTGATGGTGGCGTATCGGTCGCCAACCCGGAAACGCCCGATCAGCCGCCGCAACTGGTGGGGCGCATCAAGATCGCGTCGACCACCGGCAGCAAGATCGACAAGGGTCTTGATGGCCTGTTCCGCGTCGCGGGAGCAAACGGTCAGGCAGGCGGCGTGCTGCCGCAGGACGAGGAAGCCCGCCTCAACGTCGGCAGTCTTGAACAGTCCAACGTCGATCCCACCCGCATTCTGGTCGAGATGGTCGAGGCCCAGCGCCTATTCGACATCCGCACCAAAGTCGTCAGCCAGGCGCGCGAAATCGATGAATCCAGCGCCGCCCTGATGCGCATTTCCTGA
- the flgG gene encoding flagellar basal-body rod protein FlgG — protein sequence MPSSALHVARTGLEAQDTRMRVIANNLANIGTTGFKRDRANFATLAYQDARIAGQQSSNETAFATGLNLGTGVAIQATTRIDSQGTLQSTSNALDLALDGEGYFQVTMPGGQLAYTRAGNFSRSAEGTLVTAQGYPLNPAITIPEGASAITISPDGTVSATVAGQTEATQLGQITIASFANPGGLRALGDNFLQETGASGAAQVGVAGEQGRGHIQQGYLEASNVNVVEELVDMIEAQRAYEINSKMISAVDEMLQNANQTL from the coding sequence ATGCCCAGCTCAGCCCTTCACGTCGCCCGCACAGGGCTTGAAGCGCAGGACACGCGGATGCGTGTGATCGCCAACAACCTTGCCAATATCGGCACCACCGGGTTCAAGCGCGACCGCGCCAATTTCGCCACGCTCGCCTATCAGGATGCGCGTATCGCCGGGCAACAGTCGTCCAACGAAACCGCTTTTGCCACAGGGTTGAACCTTGGCACGGGCGTCGCCATTCAGGCCACCACCCGCATCGATAGCCAAGGCACACTGCAAAGCACCAGCAACGCGCTGGACCTTGCGCTGGATGGCGAGGGCTATTTTCAGGTGACCATGCCAGGCGGCCAGCTCGCCTACACCCGCGCGGGCAACTTCTCGCGTTCAGCCGAAGGTACGCTGGTGACCGCGCAGGGCTATCCGCTGAACCCTGCAATCACCATTCCCGAAGGCGCCAGCGCAATCACCATTTCGCCCGATGGCACCGTTTCCGCCACCGTTGCGGGGCAAACCGAGGCGACGCAGCTTGGCCAGATCACCATCGCCAGCTTCGCAAATCCCGGTGGCCTGCGGGCGCTAGGCGACAACTTCCTGCAGGAAACCGGGGCATCAGGCGCGGCACAGGTCGGCGTAGCGGGCGAACAGGGACGCGGCCACATTCAGCAGGGCTATCTCGAAGCATCGAACGTCAACGTCGTCGAGGAACTGGTCGACATGATCGAGGCGCAGCGCGCCTACGAAATCAATTCCAAGATGATCTCGGCGGTCGACGAAATGCTCCAGAACGCCAACCAGACCCTGTGA
- a CDS encoding flagellar basal body L-ring protein FlgH: MDTPFHHHIIARPAPHQSALGPQRRRSALRALVAGSIVAAAVHFGIDPAAAAKPKKGFEPTVPAMPAPAAQPMPATGSIFNVSAGYAGLAEGRRARAVGDPLTVVLVENITTAKTAGAKTQKSGSFSVTPPTAGPLSFLNPNALNASGGSSFNGQGNASQTSSLAGEVGVTIAEVRANGTALVRGEKRLLLSQGQEWVQFSGIVRLGDIDPENRIASTQVADARVEYAGNGSVGRASREGWLSKFFNAISPF; the protein is encoded by the coding sequence ATGGACACCCCCTTCCATCATCACATCATCGCACGGCCTGCCCCCCACCAGTCGGCGCTTGGCCCACAGCGTCGGCGCAGTGCGCTGCGGGCGCTGGTGGCAGGTTCGATCGTCGCTGCCGCCGTCCATTTCGGCATCGATCCGGCAGCGGCCGCCAAGCCCAAGAAGGGCTTCGAACCCACTGTGCCAGCCATGCCCGCCCCAGCGGCCCAGCCGATGCCTGCCACCGGGTCGATCTTCAACGTCAGCGCCGGTTACGCAGGTCTTGCCGAAGGCCGCCGCGCGCGCGCCGTGGGCGATCCACTTACTGTGGTGCTGGTCGAAAACATCACCACGGCCAAGACCGCCGGCGCCAAGACGCAAAAGTCCGGAAGCTTCTCGGTCACCCCGCCCACCGCTGGCCCGCTGTCCTTCCTCAACCCCAATGCCCTTAATGCTTCGGGCGGATCGTCGTTCAATGGACAGGGCAACGCTTCGCAGACGAGTTCGCTCGCCGGTGAAGTGGGTGTGACCATCGCAGAAGTCCGGGCCAACGGCACGGCGCTTGTCCGGGGGGAGAAGCGCTTGCTGTTAAGCCAGGGCCAGGAATGGGTGCAGTTCTCAGGGATCGTCCGCCTTGGCGATATCGACCCTGAGAACCGCATCGCTTCCACCCAGGTCGCGGATGCGCGCGTCGAATATGCCGGCAACGGCTCGGTCGGTCGCGCCAGCCGCGAAGGCTGGTTGAGCAAGTTCTTCAACGCGATTTCGCCCTTCTGA
- a CDS encoding flagellar basal body P-ring protein FlgI — translation MLVRFILPLIVSLAALMPAPAMAERVRDLGEFQGVRTNQLTGYAIVVGLAGTGDDNLEYLTQAMKGTAGRLGVQLPAGVSPGLKNAAAVVVTAELPAFAKPGQRIDITVSTIGKAKSLRGGSLILAPLYGADGQIYAMAQGNLAVGGLGIAARDGSQLTVNVPTVGRIAEGATVERAVATGFDSGEVLRWNLFQADFLTAQRVRDAINARFPQSASIEDGVTLALRLPAGADSRATTMAAIEMLDVTPAETAARVIVNSRTGTVVINSAVRLSAAAISHGKLVVKIDEKSQVSQPGAFSRGQTAVTPASQIDVQEKEAKVALFSPGASLSSLVDALNRLGTSPSDLVAILEALKQAGALKAEMVVI, via the coding sequence ATGCTGGTCCGGTTCATCCTTCCCCTGATCGTTTCGCTGGCGGCACTTATGCCTGCACCGGCCATGGCCGAGCGCGTGCGCGATCTGGGTGAATTTCAGGGCGTGCGCACCAACCAGCTCACCGGCTATGCCATCGTCGTTGGCCTTGCTGGCACGGGCGATGACAACCTTGAGTATCTGACCCAGGCGATGAAGGGCACAGCAGGCCGCCTTGGCGTGCAGCTTCCGGCGGGCGTTTCGCCCGGTCTCAAGAATGCCGCCGCCGTGGTCGTCACCGCCGAACTGCCCGCATTCGCCAAACCCGGCCAGCGCATCGACATTACCGTATCCACCATCGGCAAGGCCAAATCCCTGCGCGGCGGATCGCTGATCCTCGCGCCGCTCTATGGCGCCGATGGCCAGATCTATGCCATGGCGCAGGGCAACCTTGCCGTGGGTGGCCTTGGCATTGCCGCGCGCGATGGATCGCAGCTTACCGTCAATGTCCCCACCGTGGGCCGCATTGCCGAAGGGGCCACCGTAGAACGCGCGGTCGCCACCGGCTTCGACAGCGGCGAAGTGCTGCGCTGGAACCTGTTTCAGGCCGATTTCCTGACCGCCCAGCGCGTGCGCGATGCCATCAACGCCCGCTTCCCGCAAAGCGCATCCATCGAAGACGGCGTGACCCTTGCCCTGCGCCTGCCCGCAGGCGCGGATTCGCGCGCGACCACCATGGCCGCCATCGAAATGCTGGATGTCACCCCGGCAGAAACCGCCGCGCGGGTGATCGTCAACAGCCGGACCGGCACCGTGGTCATCAACAGCGCAGTGCGCCTTTCCGCCGCAGCGATCAGTCATGGCAAGTTGGTGGTGAAGATCGACGAAAAGAGCCAGGTTTCGCAGCCCGGCGCGTTCAGCCGCGGCCAGACTGCCGTGACGCCTGCCAGCCAGATCGATGTGCAGGAAAAGGAAGCCAAGGTCGCCCTGTTCTCCCCCGGCGCATCGCTGTCTTCACTTGTCGATGCGCTGAACCGGCTGGGCACCAGCCCGTCGGATCTCGTCGCCATCCTTGAAGCGCTGAAGCAGGCTGGCGCGCTCAAAGCTGAAATGGTGGTGATCTGA
- a CDS encoding flagellar biosynthesis protein FlgJ translates to MTALAPTSGTTAVSLTPTTQTDRQKLSATAKQFEAIFVRQMLASARAVDFGGDDVFGQMDQTFVQMRDERFAEIASQTGALGLAAQIERHLAALLPPEAAPEAGKA, encoded by the coding sequence ATGACAGCCCTTGCGCCCACGTCCGGCACGACTGCCGTGTCACTCACGCCCACTACGCAAACCGACCGCCAGAAGCTGTCTGCCACGGCCAAGCAGTTCGAGGCGATCTTCGTGCGTCAAATGCTGGCCAGCGCCCGCGCCGTCGATTTCGGCGGCGATGACGTGTTCGGCCAGATGGACCAGACCTTCGTGCAAATGCGCGATGAACGCTTTGCCGAAATCGCCTCGCAAACAGGCGCACTGGGCCTTGCCGCACAGATTGAGCGCCACCTGGCCGCATTGTTGCCGCCCGAAGCGGCGCCAGAGGCAGGAAAGGCATAA
- the flgK gene encoding flagellar hook-associated protein FlgK encodes MASDLLSIARSGTQVARIGLDITAQNIANASSTGYVRRSANFQEVASSGGAYRTGDLSLSGVRLDSIVRNADAFRQAEVRRTGSDVARATAETSGLTNIESAIETAGVYEAIVGFESALQQLTEAPTDTSLRTAVLEKARTMTGTFQIAAQELDAAGEGLQFLASDGVTQTNRIAQELARTNTRLSRASDASSDRTALLDQRDKLLQELSDYTNISTSFATNGTVSVKVGGSAGLDLVTGNSATTLGMTAAADGTVSYDVGGSALTLSGGSLAGQQLALGKLAQIRLDVDGLAEDIVNTFNAAQATGADLDGNTGAAIFSGTTAATMTLTVTDPQKLATAASGSAAGSRDSTNLTAIRNALSGLDPAGGMDDVLFDVSSTLAGRNVTLGALQTIADTAQIALSAQSGVDLDQEAVNLVRFQQAFQASGKVMQVATEIFDTLLGIG; translated from the coding sequence ATGGCGTCCGATCTCCTCTCCATCGCCCGCAGCGGCACGCAGGTGGCGCGCATCGGGCTGGACATTACCGCCCAGAACATCGCCAATGCCTCGTCCACCGGCTATGTCCGTCGCTCCGCGAATTTTCAGGAAGTCGCATCTTCTGGCGGTGCCTATCGCACTGGCGATCTTTCGCTTTCCGGCGTCAGGCTGGATTCCATTGTCCGCAATGCCGATGCCTTCCGGCAGGCCGAAGTGCGTCGCACCGGATCGGACGTAGCTCGTGCCACTGCCGAAACATCAGGGCTAACCAATATCGAATCGGCCATCGAAACGGCCGGGGTTTACGAAGCCATTGTCGGTTTCGAATCCGCGCTCCAGCAGTTGACCGAAGCGCCCACCGACACTTCGCTGCGCACTGCCGTTCTGGAAAAGGCGCGCACGATGACCGGCACGTTCCAGATCGCCGCGCAGGAACTCGATGCCGCAGGCGAAGGGCTGCAATTCCTTGCCAGCGACGGCGTGACCCAGACCAACCGCATCGCGCAGGAACTGGCACGCACCAACACCCGCCTGTCGCGCGCTTCGGACGCCAGCAGCGACCGGACCGCCCTGCTCGACCAGCGCGACAAACTGCTGCAGGAACTCAGCGACTACACCAATATCTCGACCAGCTTTGCCACTAATGGCACCGTTTCGGTAAAAGTAGGCGGCAGTGCGGGGCTTGACCTGGTCACCGGCAACAGCGCCACCACCTTGGGCATGACAGCCGCCGCCGATGGCACGGTCAGCTACGATGTCGGCGGAAGCGCGCTGACGCTGTCGGGCGGATCGCTGGCCGGGCAGCAGCTCGCGCTGGGCAAACTTGCCCAGATCAGGCTGGATGTCGATGGCCTGGCCGAAGACATCGTCAACACCTTCAACGCCGCGCAGGCCACCGGCGCAGACCTTGATGGCAACACCGGCGCGGCGATCTTTTCGGGCACCACCGCCGCCACGATGACGCTGACCGTAACCGACCCGCAGAAGCTGGCAACGGCGGCGTCGGGCAGTGCTGCCGGAAGCCGCGATTCCACCAACCTCACCGCTATCCGCAACGCGCTGTCCGGGCTGGACCCTGCAGGTGGCATGGATGACGTGTTGTTCGACGTTTCAAGCACGCTTGCGGGCCGCAATGTCACGTTAGGTGCGCTTCAGACCATCGCTGACACCGCCCAAATTGCCCTTTCGGCACAGTCCGGCGTCGATCTCGATCAGGAAGCGGTCAATCTGGTGCGCTTTCAGCAGGCCTTTCAGGCGTCAGGCAAAGTCATGCAGGTCGCCACCGAAATTTTCGACACCCTTCTGGGAATCGGGTAA
- a CDS encoding flagellin N-terminal helical domain-containing protein, with translation MSTIFGTSTSAFYERSLMDLTSLRKQAEETQAEMSSGERLQRSSDDPVAASRLRRLARTDTLDQVDEAAANRATSDLTLTDDALSQFATVVTRIQELATQAASATISDAQRVGIGAEVAQLQENLVALANARDSSGHALFGGESSADAYTLDAAGNATYAGTPTAGTLSLGNGQSVTRGLTGPDFLQFTSGGVSTDLLAVTKTLADALTSGSGGASAANAALSTLGNGLESIANAQTVIGSRLNWVDLNVDRRTAMSEQRAVEQTEVGGVDLTESIARLQNTMLVLEASQASFSKLANLSLFSVLN, from the coding sequence ATGAGCACGATCTTCGGCACATCAACCAGCGCCTTCTACGAACGGTCCTTGATGGACCTGACTTCGCTGCGCAAGCAGGCCGAGGAAACGCAGGCGGAAATGTCCAGCGGCGAGCGTCTGCAACGCTCATCCGACGATCCGGTCGCCGCGTCGCGGCTGCGTCGTCTGGCCCGGACCGACACGCTTGACCAGGTCGACGAGGCTGCCGCCAACCGCGCCACATCGGACCTGACGCTGACCGACGATGCCCTGTCACAGTTCGCCACGGTCGTCACCCGCATTCAGGAACTGGCCACGCAAGCCGCATCGGCCACGATCAGCGACGCCCAGCGCGTCGGCATCGGTGCCGAAGTCGCCCAGTTACAGGAAAATCTGGTCGCGCTGGCCAATGCTCGCGACAGTTCGGGCCATGCGCTGTTCGGCGGGGAAAGTTCCGCCGATGCCTACACGCTCGACGCCGCCGGCAACGCCACATATGCTGGTACGCCCACTGCGGGCACGCTGTCGCTGGGCAATGGACAATCCGTCACGCGCGGACTGACCGGACCGGATTTTCTGCAGTTTACATCAGGCGGCGTATCCACCGATCTTCTGGCTGTTACCAAGACTCTTGCCGATGCGCTGACATCTGGCAGCGGCGGTGCCAGTGCCGCCAACGCCGCGCTGTCCACGCTCGGCAACGGGCTGGAATCCATCGCCAATGCGCAAACCGTCATCGGCTCACGCCTGAACTGGGTCGATCTCAACGTAGACCGGCGGACCGCCATGTCCGAACAGCGCGCGGTCGAACAGACCGAGGTGGGCGGGGTCGATCTGACCGAATCCATCGCCAGACTGCAAAACACCATGCTGGTGCTCGAAGCCAGTCAGGCCAGCTTTTCCAAGCTTGCCAATCTTTCGCTGTTCAGCGTGCTCAATTGA
- the motA gene encoding flagellar motor stator protein MotA → MFVIIGLVILLAMVFGGFAITGGDLGPVLHALPHEMLIIGGAAVGAIVTGNSMHELKGIGGGFAKTFKGPKHNKQDHVDVIVLCTKLMKILRSDGPVALESHVTDPKNSPIFAEYPRLLANHALSSLICDTLTLIVVSSGTLEVHAVEDVMDHAMKTHFHEEHEAQHAIQGLADALPALGIVAAVLGVVKTMGSIDKPPSILGGMIGSALVGTFLGILLAYGIVAPMAGRLKQVLEQDEMIFQAVKQVIIASLHGWPQPLVVESARSGLGHAFRPGLSELLDALRGR, encoded by the coding sequence ATGTTCGTAATCATCGGCCTCGTCATCCTTCTTGCCATGGTGTTCGGCGGCTTTGCCATCACTGGCGGCGATCTTGGTCCCGTGCTGCACGCTCTGCCGCACGAAATGCTGATTATCGGCGGGGCGGCGGTGGGCGCCATCGTCACCGGCAATTCGATGCACGAACTGAAAGGCATTGGCGGCGGATTTGCCAAGACGTTCAAAGGGCCAAAGCACAACAAGCAGGACCATGTTGATGTGATCGTGCTGTGCACGAAGCTGATGAAGATCCTGCGCAGCGATGGCCCGGTGGCGCTGGAAAGCCATGTTACCGATCCCAAGAACTCGCCCATCTTTGCAGAATACCCGCGCCTTCTGGCCAATCACGCCCTCTCATCGCTGATCTGCGATACCCTGACGCTGATCGTGGTGTCATCCGGCACGCTTGAGGTTCACGCCGTCGAAGACGTGATGGACCACGCCATGAAAACCCATTTCCACGAAGAACATGAAGCGCAGCACGCCATTCAGGGCCTTGCTGACGCACTGCCCGCGCTGGGCATCGTCGCGGCCGTGCTGGGCGTGGTGAAGACCATGGGGTCCATTGACAAACCCCCGTCGATCCTGGGTGGGATGATCGGTTCGGCGCTGGTCGGCACCTTCCTTGGCATTCTGCTGGCCTATGGCATCGTCGCGCCCATGGCGGGCCGTCTGAAGCAAGTGCTGGAACAGGACGAGATGATCTTTCAGGCGGTCAAGCAGGTCATCATCGCCAGCTTGCATGGCTGGCCCCAGCCGCTGGTGGTTGAAAGCGCGCGTTCTGGCCTTGGTCATGCCTTCCGCCCCGGCCTGTCCGAACTGCTCGACGCCCTGCGCGGCCGCTAA
- a CDS encoding flagellar motor protein MotB, producing the protein MAKAPAKGKNEPLPPIIVKKITVVAGGHHGGAWKVAYADFVTAMMAFFLLMWLLGATTEKQRKGIADYFTPTLVKVKQGSAGGHGVLGGSSLTDADDYPNRQGQTGNKTLTVPRDATGGAKEGGSKVKRTAAMKQRLAEKLAQSEKLRKLARQVRMVETSEGIRIDLVDDAEFSMFLLGTTVLTPDAAELLRAIGQAVAPDGGQFTIRGHTDSLPWKSGVTNNWSLSAGRAEATRQSLMRQGIAESRFRRIEGVADREPLVQGNPADPRNRRMSILLTQ; encoded by the coding sequence ATGGCCAAGGCACCTGCCAAGGGCAAGAACGAGCCGCTGCCGCCGATCATCGTCAAGAAGATCACGGTGGTTGCTGGCGGCCATCACGGCGGCGCCTGGAAGGTCGCCTATGCCGACTTCGTGACCGCGATGATGGCGTTCTTCCTGCTAATGTGGCTGCTGGGCGCGACCACCGAAAAGCAGCGCAAGGGCATTGCCGATTACTTCACCCCCACACTGGTCAAAGTGAAGCAGGGCAGCGCAGGCGGCCATGGCGTGCTGGGCGGATCGTCGCTGACCGACGCCGACGACTATCCCAACCGTCAGGGGCAAACCGGCAACAAGACCCTGACCGTCCCGCGCGACGCCACTGGTGGGGCCAAGGAAGGCGGCAGCAAGGTCAAGCGCACCGCAGCGATGAAACAGCGCCTTGCCGAAAAGCTGGCGCAATCGGAAAAGCTGCGCAAACTGGCGCGACAAGTGCGCATGGTCGAAACATCCGAAGGCATCCGCATCGATCTGGTCGATGACGCTGAATTTTCGATGTTCCTGCTGGGCACCACCGTACTTACCCCCGATGCGGCGGAACTGTTACGCGCCATCGGGCAGGCCGTAGCCCCTGACGGTGGCCAGTTCACCATTCGCGGGCACACCGATTCCCTGCCATGGAAATCAGGCGTGACCAACAACTGGTCGCTGTCTGCAGGACGCGCCGAAGCCACCCGTCAGTCGCTGATGCGGCAGGGCATCGCCGAATCCCGCTTCCGCCGCATCGAAGGCGTGGCCGACCGCGAGCCGCTGGTTCAGGGCAACCCGGCCGATCCGCGCAACCGTCGCATGTCGATCCTGCTGACACAGTAA
- a CDS encoding diguanylate cyclase domain-containing protein, with protein sequence MALLQKLLESRDPGLTDLVEAGSALFECPMAIVTVLDEDCQRFLARRGLDADQTPIEQSFCRIAVAQDSLLVVPDTHLDARFRNNPLVTGDPHIRFYAGAPIRVQSHPDAPATGIGAFCVIDTAAREFSETDSARLVSFARGVEAMLQSRISSLALSEDTVLLKAMLADKERAQRQFRQAERLTSIGSWRLDLATGRVAWSEGVYDIHDIPFGGTEALDDALAFYPSDDRTRMQVALEAAIRTGMVYDLELDFISALGSRKRVRAIGEPELEDGKITGVIGVIQDVTERHRSITELDKRANTDEVTLIASRHKFVSYIDSRVDLAKISRERLALMLIDLDHFKQVNDTLGHAAGDDVLRAVAMVLRSPWLKGSLAARLGGDEFALVITEPDLIADLPQVAARLVQELQFPRKSASGDFTVSATLGCSELLGTGDTRHDLLQRADRALYRAKAQARGTYWIDSTGTN encoded by the coding sequence GTGGCCCTGCTTCAAAAACTGCTGGAATCCCGCGACCCTGGTCTGACTGATCTGGTGGAAGCTGGCAGCGCGCTGTTCGAATGCCCGATGGCGATCGTCACCGTGCTGGACGAAGACTGTCAGCGGTTTCTGGCCCGTCGCGGACTGGACGCCGATCAAACCCCTATAGAACAGTCATTTTGCCGCATTGCCGTGGCGCAGGACAGCCTGCTGGTCGTACCCGACACGCATCTTGATGCGCGGTTTCGGAACAATCCGTTGGTGACCGGCGATCCGCACATCCGCTTTTATGCAGGCGCACCCATCCGCGTGCAGTCCCACCCCGATGCGCCTGCAACCGGCATTGGGGCCTTTTGCGTCATCGATACTGCAGCGCGCGAATTTTCCGAAACGGACAGCGCCCGGCTGGTGTCCTTCGCTCGCGGGGTCGAAGCCATGTTGCAATCAAGGATTTCAAGCCTTGCCCTGTCAGAAGATACGGTACTGCTCAAAGCCATGCTGGCAGACAAGGAACGCGCCCAGCGCCAGTTCCGCCAGGCAGAACGGCTGACATCGATCGGTTCATGGCGGCTTGATCTGGCAACGGGCCGCGTTGCGTGGTCCGAAGGTGTTTATGACATTCACGACATCCCGTTTGGCGGGACCGAAGCGCTGGACGATGCCCTTGCCTTCTATCCGTCCGATGACCGCACAAGGATGCAGGTCGCGCTGGAAGCGGCAATTCGGACGGGGATGGTTTATGACCTCGAACTGGATTTCATTTCCGCCTTAGGTTCGCGCAAGCGGGTGCGGGCCATTGGCGAACCAGAACTGGAAGATGGCAAGATAACCGGCGTGATCGGCGTCATTCAGGACGTTACCGAACGCCATCGTTCGATCACCGAACTGGACAAGCGCGCCAACACCGATGAAGTGACGCTGATCGCCAGCAGGCACAAATTCGTTTCTTACATCGATTCCCGCGTCGATCTGGCCAAGATCTCGCGCGAACGGCTGGCGCTGATGCTGATCGATCTCGACCATTTCAAACAGGTCAACGATACGCTGGGCCATGCTGCAGGGGATGATGTGCTGCGCGCAGTGGCCATGGTCCTGCGTTCGCCATGGCTCAAAGGTTCGCTGGCGGCGCGGCTGGGCGGCGATGAATTTGCACTGGTCATCACCGAACCCGACCTGATCGCAGACCTGCCGCAAGTCGCGGCCCGGCTGGTTCAGGAACTGCAATTCCCCCGGAAATCGGCAAGTGGCGATTTCACCGTCTCTGCCACGCTCGGCTGTTCGGAACTGCTCGGCACCGGCGACACCCGCCACGATCTTCTGCAACGCGCCGACCGCGCGCTCTACCGTGCCAAAGCGCAGGCCAGAGGCACCTACTGGATCGACAGCACCGGCACCAACTGA
- a CDS encoding flagellin N-terminal helical domain-containing protein produces MAVINTNISAIKATNSSNSANKMLGTAMERLSTGKRINGAKDDAAGLAIATTMTAQIKGMAQGVRNANDGISLAQTAEGALNEVTNMLQRVRELAVQSKSATYQQSDRDAMQSEVGNLNAQISDVLNNTKFNGNNVFAVEGGAPAADGSDDATFAIQTGANTGDTVTIVSKAFDGTKIFGGTDTAYDAASTTQALDVTDAAKASTTIDNVDDALANVNSTRATLGAGQNRLESAVNNLNDNITNMSDARSRIEDTDYSSETTAMAKAQILSQASTAMIAQANQSQQNVLSLLR; encoded by the coding sequence ATGGCGGTTATCAACACGAACATCAGTGCCATCAAGGCAACCAATTCCTCAAACTCGGCCAACAAGATGCTGGGCACGGCGATGGAACGCCTGTCGACCGGCAAGCGCATCAACGGCGCCAAGGACGACGCCGCAGGCCTTGCCATCGCCACCACGATGACGGCGCAGATCAAGGGCATGGCCCAAGGCGTGCGCAACGCCAACGACGGCATCTCGCTGGCGCAGACCGCAGAAGGCGCGCTGAACGAAGTGACCAACATGCTGCAGCGTGTTCGTGAACTGGCGGTGCAGTCGAAGTCGGCAACCTATCAGCAGTCGGACCGCGATGCGATGCAGTCGGAAGTGGGCAACCTTAACGCCCAGATTTCAGACGTGCTGAACAACACCAAGTTCAACGGCAACAACGTGTTTGCGGTGGAGGGCGGAGCGCCTGCGGCGGATGGCTCGGATGATGCGACCTTCGCGATCCAGACCGGTGCCAACACTGGTGATACGGTTACCATCGTCAGCAAGGCCTTTGACGGCACCAAGATCTTTGGCGGCACCGACACGGCCTATGACGCGGCTTCGACCACGCAGGCGCTGGACGTCACCGATGCAGCCAAGGCTTCGACCACGATTGACAACGTCGACGATGCGCTGGCCAACGTGAACTCCACCCGTGCGACGCTGGGTGCAGGGCAGAACCGTCTGGAATCGGCCGTCAACAACCTGAACGACAACATCACCAATATGTCCGACGCCCGCAGCCGTATCGAAGACACCGACTATTCGTCGGAAACCACGGCCATGGCCAAGGCCCAGATCCTGTCGCAGGCGTCGACGGCCATGATCGCACAGGCCAACCAGAGCCAGCAGAACGTGCTGTCGCTGCTGCGTTAA